The genomic segment ATAAATAGAATGTGACTGATAGCAGCGACCGTCACGCTCAGTGCACAGACAGTAAGGACGAaggctggagaggaaatgagaGGAGCCTTTCTCAGACTAAAGCCAGAGCCATCTGTTGTGAAAGAGCTGTGCCACTGAAATCAGCAAGGCTCCATTACAATAGATAACTTATATCAAAAGTCTTTATCTGCCTTCAGGAAGGAAAAGTATGTTTAGAAAACTCAAACTACCACACTGATACTTTAAGCCTTACTGCTAACCACTAGCTTTGAGTCTGTATCCCCATTAACATACTAGGGCGAGTTTCATAACAATCACAGAGGGAACAAGTTGACTTTTTTTCAGCTCATCTTAAAGTAGTTTTGAGAACCTTGTGATCAAAGTGAGACAGAAAGAATCTAAATGCAAAACGCAGAAACATAATGTAAATCTGTACTTATATTGACTGTTCAGATTGTTCTGCTAAATATGTTGGAGGACTGGCGTGTCCAGTGTGTATCAAAAAGAATTAACCAATTTCTTTAGGTAATGAACATAAAAATATGaagttttacatacaaaacTTGTATACTGTTTTGTATTCACAGCTGCTCAATATGTCCCCCCCAGACGCACTTATGTCCGTACAATCAAACTCATCAAACTCATACTTTTGCAAGGATGTCAAAGATGATGCTGTTATGCTATATACTGGGAACCAGATGAAACTCAGAAAGCCCCTCTTTCTAACAGTACGTGTTTCGATCGTTACTGGTGAACGTCTGCAGAATTAAAGTACTTTGAAATCAGAAGATTCTTTTTGATACGCCCTGTACTTGTAGCAATAATCCATACTTTAGTTTGTACTACAACAAATCAGtttattttacattgtacagaTACTATGTGTGACAGGTTTGTTTTCTTGAGTTTTGAAAATTGGATGGGTGgatgaaatgtgtttaaaattgaattaagaaaaaaataaaaatgcagtctaGGATTTCTAATTGgaatttatatttttgtaaGTGTACATGAGCAAAAATATAGCCGAAAAGATACATTTCACCGCTCACTCTCACTTTTATCTTAGCCTCTTGTCTGTTTTATCTTATACCTTTTACTGCAAAACTGTTTTTAACACTCAGACTGCTCTTTTAACACAGTTGTGTTCCCTTCCTTTTCCTCAGGTCAAGCAAAACCATGAATCTCTGCTCAAAATGTTTTGCAGGTAAGTTATTGTTTTAGTGGGAGTTTGTTGACTGATTTTTCTGTCTTAAAACCTCCACACAAAGAAAATGTCCTCATGTCCATGTTTCCATAGACACTCAAAAGAAACAGCCAAACGACGACTGTGCTCCAAAGGCCTCTTCAAACTCTAACACCAGTCAAGCAGACATGTTCTGTAAtgaaacaaacaacagcattaGTCAGTCCCTCATATCAGAAGACCCTTTGCCCGGAGAGATAGGAGTGACATCTGTACCTGTTCAGGACGGTAAGACAATCAGCAAGTTTTGCCTTTGGATCTGTGGGTAGTGAACATTTacactttaaaatattatgaaCTTAAAGGCTTGGTAATATAATGTGTGTAATTTGTAATGTGCGCCCTACACATGGAAACAATGTATGATTCGTGGATTTCAAATTTAGAAGTGAGTTAATGTGTGCCTTTATAAAATTGAGTTGTCAAAACCAGAGCTTTTAGATGAGAGCATTTTTCTGTGGAAGACTGTTAGTAGATTCTGCCAGCTCAAGCAGCAGCTGCAGTATCCCTGCCCTGGCTATATTTGTCCTCATGGCACAGATAGAATGATAGGAAAGGGCATCTATTCAGAAGTGAAGGTTTTAAGAGGACACCTACAATTGCCAGGGCATCAGTCATTGCTATACAGTGACAAGGTTATTTGTGGAGGCCAATtcataacagaaaaataaagtggCTACAAAACGGATGTGCAGAAATGGTATTAAACAATGCCACATTAACctgttcttttattattttaataaaagaccaacattttaattgtattttaataaaatactAAAGCACATgcatatatgattttttttttttctaaacatttgTACATGTAACATGTACATATAACTCTTCGATCTGGCTATTAAAAACTTCACAAACTCCTGGTTTGATCCCTTATTTATCTGCCATTAGCAAATTATACTCTTCTGACCAGTGACTGAATGTATTTCAATTTAATGCCTGAAACTGATGCTCAAATATTTGGCTTCACAGCAGAAAATCATTTGGATGTAATCATAGAATCATATTGCTTAGACTGAGTAAATAATACCACATTACTAGCTAGGAAAGTGTTTAATGTCACCATTCTTGAAAAAGTCAAGATATTTGACTCGGTTGCATTTCTAGTGTTACACACTTTTTATAAACTCTTTAAAACTATATCAGGAACAGGTGGATCATATAACACATATTTGGTGCAACTCTTTATCTTTTTACCACCCACAGCCACACTGCCTCTTGGCTGACTCCAGCCTGTACACATGCACACTGCGGTCTTTCCTTCATAGATATCTATCATAGTTGCtgcaaggaggaaaaaaaactcatTGCATAATAAAGGATTTCGCACGCCTCAGTCACGGTCTTTTCATCCTGCTTCCATATTGAAGATGGTACCCGAGTATCTGGGCAACCACCAGCAGATTCCTCGACAGCTTTTGTCCTCAGCCTCTTAGGGTTTTAAACTCTGGGCCTAACAGTGTCCCTGTAACACATGACCTAGTCTGTCAAACTaatacagtttaaacatttatttacatgtCTAAAGGGCTAAAATATTAGgcttctgcatttatttgtgtgtATGATTTTCTATGTGTGGGCGCATACATTTGAAAGATATTGATACAATGAGTAATTTTGATCTTTAATTGcagatttatttacaattttttttaaattgctgaataaataatttttcagttgaaaaattacattaaagtaagaaactaatcttcttttccttttttttttttgggttcCTTTACTCATTTTGATctctttcccttcttttttttttttaacttcatttcTGCCTCAGGAACATCCAGCAACGACACAGTCTTGGGTTCATTCTCCACTCCGACAAAACGTACATTTGAGTCAGGTATACCTCGGTTCTACACTACTACAATATACACTGTTGTATTTTGCACTATGTTTTAGTCATGTGCACTTAGAAAGTTCAAATTGGAGCACCCATTAGCATCAACAGCATTGAACTGATCCAACATGGCTGGGTTAATTGTTCTTCCAGGACAAGTAGCGGACAGCAGGATATTACTGATGCAACAGAACGTGCCAAAGCAAATGTAAAGCCAATCATGCTGTACTAGAGTGAATGAACACAATGAATATGTAGTATATCCACATATAGTTGTTGCACGGAATGATAACATCGACATGCAGTATAGAGATTTAAATGGCAAAAGTCACATAGAAAGAGAATTGTAGCTTCATTGTTAGCAGCATCTTCATTTGATTCTATAGATTAAAAACATAGATTTTGATTAATGAAGAGGAAATGGGTCACAGTAGCACACCACATGTGCATCTGTGAAGGACAGCATTATCATTAGCACTAATGGGAATCTACTGAATGAGGTCTATAAAACAGCCAGACTATTTCCTATTGCAGATTGCTTTTATTGTCCTTTCACCCTTAGGTGGCACAACTTGCTAAACTCATgcgtgcacactcacacacgacAATGTCTAGTACAGAGTAGGATAGGCTCAGTAAAGGTGCGTGAACATGCTGATCCCTTGTCTAAAAAAGTGGGATCATGTCTAGCaacacacatactcacacagCGTCATTTAAACCTTTTACTGTTGGTTGAGTTGACATTCCATTTTTTACAGTCTCTCTAAATTGGGGCTATCTGTATTTCATTTTAGACACTGGATACACTTTGACTTTACCTTTTGTACAATATTTAATCTTGAATTAAAACGACATTAAGTCAACCAACCGCTCATCAGTTTACAGTGCAAATACCCTGCCTTCACATATTTTCCTCCTTTAACTTAGTAGTTGTTCACTTACATTTAAATTTGATGTTACAGCTTGCTAAATTGGCTGCCGAGATCTTCTAGGATAACAAAAAGCAGGCAAGAAtgaattttttttccacaacatGCAATTGCACAtgtgcagacacacatacacacaaagggATCGATGGAGCAGGCTAGGAGGGGATCTAACTGTTCAGCTTGGCCTAGTTCTCAGAGATTTATTGAGCGCTGATCTGCATTTCGGCCAGGCCAGTGAAAAAGTCTGCAGGATTGATGAGAAAAGCTGAGTTGAAATTCTAGCCAACCAGTGAAACCTTGCTACATTCTCTTGCTGTCTCAGGTGCTGGGCTGCACGTAATTTAATGCAGGAGAACTATCAatcttgctcttttttttcttttctttttaaaaaaaatttaacacAAAGAAGAGTTTAGTTCCAGTTTGTCATCATCTATGCAATCCCAGTTGCAGAATAGACCAATTCTGAGAATGGTGTGTTGGAGTTTTTCTTAGGTTCCTCAGGTCTTCTATTGTTTATTTCATGGtaataaaaagtaaagaagGATTTTGGCTTCAGTTGTTTTGTCAGATTTATTATTTCAaaccattttaaatttgttacaCTTCGCATTTTTGTGTCTCCAGCACAAAACAGATTAATTTTCATTTAATGAATTTTTATATGTAATGTAATCATGGTCTAGTCTGATTTAACTCGATAGAAGCAGAGTAAAGATGCAAAATACTCTTAAGCTATTACAATATTGCTATTCATTTTGCTGAAAGTCAGTTTAATGTAGCTCCAGACTTTCAGTGTTTCATTGCATTAAGAGAATCTCTAGAAACGATTTTTCTTAGAtgtataaaatttaaaatgataataaattttatttctttagcaCTATTTAAAACATGGCTACAAAATACACACTAAATGAAAAGCTGAGTTTAAGTTCAATTCCTTTGTTGCAGGGCTCTAACTGGCAATGCCTGATctaaaacccccccaaaaacaacaaTTAAGCACAACAGTTGTAGCcaaatgttttgggtttttttaactaattttttttctgtcttctaaGCCTCAGATTCAGAAAGTGACGTTTCACCTGAAAAGCGAGCGAGAGTAGGTGGGATCCCAGAGGGTGAGgagtcttcatcatcatcatcgtcttcATCCTCGTCTCGCAGTGGCTCTAAACAGCGGAGCCGTAAGCGTTGCCATCGCTGCCAAACCAAACTGGAGCTGGTACAGCAAGAGCTGGGTTCCTGTCGCTGTGGTATGATGACACATTTTCATATATACAGTATTAACATGCGCATCACATGAACACTTACACAAAGGGGCATAATCATTAAGTACATGCATAATACAGGTAGCTTCATAAATATCTCAACTTAGACCATGTTATTACCTTATGTTAATATGCAGATACATACATAAGTACACTTCGGTTAACTTAGTAATAGTTTTGTGAATTATG from the Oreochromis niloticus isolate F11D_XX linkage group LG1, O_niloticus_UMD_NMBU, whole genome shotgun sequence genome contains:
- the LOC100693207 gene encoding AN1-type zinc finger protein 3 isoform X2 gives rise to the protein MGDTGSEGSKPPSNVNVIPPRCPCGFWGSSKTMNLCSKCFADTQKKQPNDDCAPKASSNSNTSQADMFCNETNNSISQSLISEDPLPGEIGVTSVPVQDASDSESDVSPEKRARVGGIPEGEESSSSSSSSSSSRSGSKQRSRKRCHRCQTKLELVQQELGSCRCGYVFCMLHRLPEQHECLFDHMGRGRQEAVLKMVKLDRKVGRSCQRIGEECS
- the LOC100693207 gene encoding AN1-type zinc finger protein 3 isoform X1, with the translated sequence MGDTGSEGSKPPSNVNVIPPRCPCGFWGSSKTMNLCSKCFADTQKKQPNDDCAPKASSNSNTSQADMFCNETNNSISQSLISEDPLPGEIGVTSVPVQDGTSSNDTVLGSFSTPTKRTFESASDSESDVSPEKRARVGGIPEGEESSSSSSSSSSSRSGSKQRSRKRCHRCQTKLELVQQELGSCRCGYVFCMLHRLPEQHECLFDHMGRGRQEAVLKMVKLDRKVGRSCQRIGEECS